Proteins found in one Amycolatopsis aidingensis genomic segment:
- a CDS encoding xanthine dehydrogenase family protein molybdopterin-binding subunit translates to MQTAGKFVGRPVRKHDGDHYLTARATYTGDIVLPGTVYAALVRAPFAHALIRSVATSAAEGATGVIAVVTGKDLVPWCDEIPHGLDAGLLGGHHNAVFPLAVDKVFYAGEPVAAVVATSEADARAACLLVEVDYEPLPLVLDVRSALAADAPILYPAWAENVLIEGHVGSDDFAEIARSAPHVLEGELRTHRGTAAPMEPRTYLAAWDAARQRLTLYASTQNPHVLRTVLAASMRLREDQIHVIAPRVGGSFGLKMYGSREDFIAPVLARIVGRPVRWMEERAASLLPAAREQLLSYRVAFDDDGRLLALDVEALTDHGAAAPTHGWGMAYVGALATGLGYAIAHCHVRYRVVVTNKAPWSGTKPFGKDGATLLLERIMERVAAATGVDPVTVRRRNFVGTGAFPYRHTSGLELDSGDYGAALDKTMETLSYERLLADQARLRAQGRYLGIGIGFELMPESADIPGAFVAAYDTSTIRMSPSGQVSVLTGVTSPGTGSDTGICQLVAGELGVTLDTVSVVQGDTDACPYGFGNISSRSLVTGGNAAVLAARDVASKIRAAARALLRADSDDSVLLEDGIARLSYDPSRSVSIAEVAGAVHTRSYMLELDIEPHLESTRTYRPTNIREVPDALGRMQTYTTYPYAVHASVVEVDTETGFVTLLRHVATHDCGTVVNPLMVDGQVTGGVVMGLGAAFSEEHVFDDSGIPLTTGFKTYLLPRAVDVPRVELGHLCTPAPGTPLGTKGVGEAGFAGALAAALNAVNDAIAPLGARLDRTPVSPVAIMSALQEARR, encoded by the coding sequence TTGCAGACCGCGGGCAAATTTGTGGGCCGTCCGGTTCGCAAGCACGACGGTGACCACTATCTGACGGCGCGCGCGACCTACACCGGCGACATCGTGCTACCGGGGACAGTCTACGCAGCCCTGGTCCGCGCGCCGTTCGCACACGCGCTGATCCGGTCTGTTGCGACGTCCGCGGCGGAAGGCGCGACCGGGGTGATCGCTGTCGTCACGGGCAAGGACCTGGTCCCCTGGTGCGATGAGATCCCGCACGGACTGGACGCGGGGCTGCTCGGGGGACATCACAACGCCGTGTTCCCGCTCGCCGTCGATAAGGTCTTCTACGCCGGTGAGCCGGTCGCCGCTGTGGTCGCCACCTCGGAGGCGGATGCCCGCGCTGCCTGCCTGCTGGTCGAGGTGGATTACGAGCCACTGCCACTCGTGCTCGACGTGAGGTCAGCGCTCGCTGCGGATGCCCCGATACTCTACCCGGCCTGGGCCGAGAACGTCCTCATCGAGGGCCACGTCGGAAGCGACGACTTCGCCGAGATAGCACGGAGCGCGCCGCACGTGCTCGAAGGTGAGCTGCGTACCCACCGCGGTACAGCGGCGCCGATGGAGCCACGCACCTACCTGGCCGCCTGGGATGCGGCGAGGCAGCGACTTACTCTCTATGCGTCGACGCAGAATCCGCATGTGCTTCGGACAGTGCTCGCCGCGTCCATGCGCCTGCGCGAGGATCAGATCCACGTGATCGCGCCGAGGGTCGGTGGGTCGTTCGGGCTGAAGATGTACGGAAGTCGTGAGGACTTCATCGCGCCTGTCCTCGCGCGCATCGTCGGCCGACCGGTCAGGTGGATGGAGGAGCGCGCGGCGTCCCTGCTGCCGGCCGCCCGGGAGCAACTGCTGTCTTACCGGGTGGCTTTCGATGACGACGGACGTTTGCTCGCCCTCGACGTGGAGGCCCTTACCGATCACGGCGCTGCCGCGCCCACGCATGGTTGGGGCATGGCATACGTGGGGGCGCTCGCGACCGGACTTGGCTACGCCATCGCGCACTGCCATGTGCGTTACCGGGTCGTGGTCACCAACAAGGCACCGTGGAGCGGCACCAAGCCATTCGGTAAGGACGGTGCGACACTGCTACTGGAGCGAATCATGGAGCGGGTCGCAGCCGCGACAGGTGTCGACCCCGTTACGGTGCGACGGCGCAACTTCGTCGGCACCGGCGCCTTCCCGTACCGGCACACCTCAGGCCTGGAGCTCGACAGCGGCGACTACGGTGCCGCACTCGACAAGACCATGGAGACCCTCTCCTACGAGCGGCTGCTCGCAGACCAGGCACGGCTTCGGGCGCAGGGGCGCTACCTCGGTATCGGCATCGGATTCGAGTTGATGCCCGAAAGCGCCGACATCCCGGGAGCTTTCGTCGCGGCGTACGACACCTCGACTATCCGCATGAGCCCGTCGGGGCAGGTGTCAGTGCTCACCGGAGTCACCAGTCCGGGCACGGGTAGCGACACGGGCATCTGCCAGCTCGTCGCGGGCGAACTGGGAGTCACCCTGGACACCGTCTCCGTCGTACAGGGCGATACCGACGCCTGCCCCTACGGCTTCGGCAACATTTCGAGCCGTTCCCTCGTCACGGGGGGCAACGCCGCGGTGCTCGCCGCTCGCGACGTGGCAAGCAAGATCCGCGCGGCTGCCCGCGCGCTGCTTCGAGCGGATTCCGATGACTCGGTTCTCCTCGAGGACGGAATCGCCCGCCTGAGCTACGACCCGTCCCGCAGTGTCTCCATTGCCGAGGTGGCAGGTGCCGTGCACACGCGTTCCTACATGCTCGAGCTCGATATAGAGCCGCACCTGGAGTCGACGCGCACGTACCGGCCCACCAACATCCGCGAGGTCCCTGATGCACTCGGCCGGATGCAGACCTACACCACCTATCCCTACGCGGTGCACGCTTCGGTTGTGGAGGTCGACACCGAAACCGGTTTCGTCACGCTGCTTCGGCACGTGGCCACTCACGATTGCGGTACCGTCGTCAATCCCCTGATGGTCGACGGACAGGTAACCGGTGGCGTAGTGATGGGCCTCGGCGCTGCTTTCAGTGAGGAACACGTCTTCGACGACAGCGGGATCCCGCTCACGACCGGCTTCAAGACCTACCTGCTGCCGCGTGCGGTCGACGTGCCGCGTGTCGAGCTCGGCCATCTCTGCACACCGGCGCCAGGGACGCCGCTCGGCACGAAGGGGGTCGGCGAGGCGGGGTTCGCCGGGGCGCTCGCGGCGGCGTTGAATGCGGTCAACGACGCGATTGCGCCACTCGGTGCCCGACTCGACCGGACGCCCGTGAGCCCGGTCGCCATCATGAGTGCGCTCCAGGAGGCCCGGCGATGA
- a CDS encoding (2Fe-2S)-binding protein produces MDDLIILEVTVNGQRRSARVDRRELLVEALRARFGVTGPKIGCLTGDCGACTVRLNGLITKSCLRLAVAEEGAEIETLESMSTESGLSDLQEAFWDNNAFQCGYCLSGMLFSAEDLLEHNPTPNEQEIRQAISGNLCRCTGYDAIVTAIKQHADRVGDKTFSTRPADVGEISSQA; encoded by the coding sequence ATGGATGACCTGATCATCCTTGAGGTCACCGTGAACGGACAGCGCCGTTCGGCAAGAGTGGACCGGCGGGAACTCCTCGTCGAAGCGCTCCGCGCCCGCTTCGGCGTCACCGGTCCGAAGATCGGGTGCCTCACCGGCGACTGTGGAGCCTGCACGGTGCGGCTCAACGGCCTCATCACGAAGTCCTGCCTCCGCCTCGCCGTTGCCGAAGAGGGCGCGGAGATCGAGACACTGGAGTCGATGAGTACGGAAAGTGGACTCTCTGACCTCCAGGAAGCATTCTGGGACAACAACGCATTCCAGTGTGGCTACTGCCTGTCGGGGATGCTGTTCTCGGCTGAAGACCTGCTCGAACACAATCCTACTCCCAACGAGCAGGAGATCCGCCAAGCCATCAGCGGCAACCTGTGCCGATGCACCGGCTACGATGCAATCGTGACCGCGATAAAACAGCACGCCGACCGGGTCGGTGACAAAACCTTTTCGACAAGGCCGGCCGATGTCGGCGAGATATCGTCGCAAGCGTAG
- a CDS encoding tyrosine-type recombinase/integrase, which translates to MRMGVDPYDLLHPSSNQPAAPTFTAYIPIVAGAVSDSTRRSYSPYWRRLEALWGHRALDEPAPSEIEQLAEHVRSNAIERRNSRAGRSAAENFIAAIRCLYRHAENDRLIKDADNPARKVAKPRRRPSTRRALTDTSLAEITYVAAATGNDPELDALILRLHVETACRRGGALSLRSRDLDAVQSLIYLREKDGNVRWQPVSPTLMAHLLRHADRRGATEPDEKLLRYRSGKPITYRRYDHLWERIGQHLPWVHTQQISTHWLRHTTLTWVERNFGYAVAHAYAGHHDSSDSATTTYVKASIHDIATALAALTGEPHPLATDAHIARPDGNC; encoded by the coding sequence ATGCGAATGGGGGTCGATCCGTACGACCTTCTCCATCCATCATCCAACCAGCCTGCTGCGCCAACGTTTACCGCATACATCCCTATCGTGGCGGGCGCTGTATCAGACAGCACTCGCCGCTCCTACAGCCCCTACTGGCGACGTCTCGAGGCCCTGTGGGGGCACCGAGCGCTCGACGAACCGGCTCCGTCCGAGATCGAGCAACTCGCTGAGCACGTCCGGTCCAACGCCATTGAACGCCGGAACTCGCGCGCCGGCCGCAGCGCCGCCGAGAACTTCATCGCTGCCATCCGTTGCCTCTACCGGCATGCGGAGAACGACCGGCTAATCAAGGATGCCGACAACCCCGCCCGCAAAGTAGCCAAGCCACGTCGGCGCCCCTCCACCCGTCGTGCGCTCACCGACACCAGCCTCGCCGAGATCACCTATGTCGCCGCTGCTACCGGCAACGACCCTGAACTCGACGCTCTGATCCTCCGTCTCCATGTCGAAACAGCCTGCCGCCGTGGAGGCGCACTCAGCCTTCGGAGCCGGGATCTCGATGCCGTTCAAAGCCTGATCTATCTACGTGAGAAGGACGGGAACGTCCGCTGGCAGCCCGTTTCCCCCACGCTCATGGCGCATCTGCTCCGCCACGCTGATCGGCGTGGTGCCACCGAACCTGACGAAAAGCTGCTGAGGTACCGATCAGGAAAACCCATCACCTACCGCCGCTACGACCACCTGTGGGAGCGTATCGGGCAGCACCTTCCTTGGGTCCACACCCAGCAGATCTCCACGCACTGGTTACGTCACACGACCTTGACATGGGTCGAACGCAATTTCGGCTACGCCGTCGCCCATGCCTACGCTGGCCACCACGACTCCTCGGACAGCGCCACCACGACTTATGTCAAAGCGAGTATCCACGACATCGCCACCGCGCTCGCTGCGCTCACGGGCGAACCCCACCCACTCGCCACAGATGCCCACATTGCCCGACCAGATGGCAACTGCTAA
- a CDS encoding FAD binding domain-containing protein, with product MIPTRFEYVAPETVAALVAALDEESRLLAGGTWVVPEMGRAESRPRRVVDLRRAGLTTISVDGSRLRLGAMCSYSDILASQEVARHAPLLHTMATSVTGGSALRNQATIGGSVAAARPQSDVPATLVALRADIIIAGPAGSRRVPAADLFLGAGRTTLAVDEVITGFQLPSERMSGHGYVKLKRGASSWPIATAAALLRLDDAGRCEDARLVLGGVEAVPVTVDLTAMLGRPPGDEELEAAAAQAAAALSAPWTDVLAPGTYRAAVTAPVAKRTLTMARANAADPSFGAAPATEEEQHG from the coding sequence ATGATTCCAACCCGCTTCGAGTACGTCGCGCCGGAGACCGTGGCCGCCCTCGTAGCCGCGCTGGACGAGGAAAGCCGACTGCTGGCTGGGGGCACCTGGGTGGTACCGGAGATGGGACGTGCCGAGTCCCGTCCGCGGCGAGTTGTCGACCTCCGCCGGGCCGGCCTCACGACGATCTCAGTCGATGGTTCCCGGCTGCGTCTCGGCGCAATGTGCAGCTACAGCGACATCCTCGCCAGTCAGGAGGTCGCGCGCCATGCACCGCTCCTGCACACGATGGCAACAAGTGTAACCGGCGGGTCGGCACTGCGTAACCAGGCCACCATCGGCGGTTCCGTTGCGGCCGCCCGGCCGCAGTCCGACGTTCCCGCAACGCTCGTGGCCCTTCGTGCGGATATCATCATTGCGGGCCCTGCGGGATCACGCCGGGTCCCGGCCGCGGACCTGTTCCTCGGCGCCGGCCGGACCACGCTCGCTGTCGACGAGGTGATCACAGGCTTCCAGTTGCCGTCCGAGCGAATGTCCGGGCATGGCTACGTCAAACTGAAGCGGGGCGCCAGCTCCTGGCCGATCGCCACCGCGGCAGCGCTTCTCCGCCTCGATGACGCTGGCCGATGCGAGGACGCCCGCCTGGTGCTCGGCGGGGTCGAGGCGGTGCCGGTGACGGTGGACCTCACGGCCATGCTCGGGCGTCCACCTGGCGACGAGGAACTGGAGGCGGCTGCCGCGCAAGCAGCGGCTGCACTGTCCGCGCCCTGGACCGACGTACTCGCTCCAGGTACATACCGCGCGGCGGTCACCGCCCCGGTAGCCAAGCGGACACTCACCATGGCGCGGGCGAACGCTGCCGACCCCAGCTTCGGTGCCGCCCCCGCCACCGAGGAGGAACAGCATGGATGA
- a CDS encoding cupin domain-containing protein → MTDYDPFTSDVEPASGTHRVRRIVTGLGPDGASTVLLEDEGRWARTGHGTPTYVVTDLWRTYTTPADNSGPLRDPMDTDEKLSIAPTATGTVFRTLELPPDAQWRFDRDGNEIRPLAVHTTRSIDYAIVLSGEVWAVLDATEVRMQAGDVLVQRGTSHAWSNRSDEPCLMAFVLVGGNLPQEGSAV, encoded by the coding sequence GTGACCGACTACGATCCGTTCACCAGCGATGTGGAACCCGCGTCCGGCACACACCGGGTCCGGCGAATTGTCACGGGACTCGGTCCGGACGGTGCGTCCACGGTACTGCTCGAGGACGAAGGCCGGTGGGCACGTACCGGCCATGGAACGCCGACGTACGTCGTGACCGACCTCTGGCGCACGTACACCACGCCCGCCGACAACAGTGGGCCCTTGCGAGACCCGATGGACACCGACGAGAAGCTCTCCATCGCGCCGACCGCTACGGGCACAGTATTCCGCACACTCGAACTACCACCTGATGCGCAGTGGCGGTTCGACCGTGACGGCAACGAGATCAGGCCGCTGGCTGTCCACACCACACGCTCGATCGACTACGCGATCGTCCTCAGCGGCGAGGTCTGGGCGGTGCTGGACGCGACCGAAGTGCGCATGCAGGCAGGGGATGTTCTGGTGCAAAGGGGCACATCCCACGCCTGGTCCAACCGGTCCGACGAACCTTGCCTGATGGCCTTCGTGCTTGTCGGTGGGAACCTCCCCCAGGAAGGATCCGCAGTCTGA
- a CDS encoding AbrB/MazE/SpoVT family DNA-binding domain-containing protein: MSRGTSRSAAPQGAVATTVADHIVTALVPSRKTARGHDPARSLPLPVLHNSAHDGSMVYDIARVDASGRVPARDVLRHLGWNPGDSLGLTLVADTIVLTADVGGFAAVSRQYCVVIPAMVRARCGISIAHKLLLAAAVHHRVLLAYTMSKLDKIMNYYHTASTAGKVS, from the coding sequence ATGAGCAGAGGCACCAGCCGGAGCGCCGCACCGCAGGGCGCGGTAGCCACCACCGTTGCTGATCACATCGTCACCGCGTTGGTGCCTTCCCGCAAGACCGCGCGGGGGCATGACCCAGCACGGTCGCTGCCCTTGCCCGTCCTGCACAACTCGGCGCACGACGGGTCTATGGTGTATGACATCGCTCGGGTCGACGCCTCTGGGCGTGTGCCTGCCCGCGACGTCTTACGTCATCTGGGCTGGAATCCAGGTGACTCACTCGGCCTGACTCTCGTCGCGGACACGATAGTGCTCACGGCCGACGTCGGCGGTTTCGCGGCAGTTTCCCGACAGTACTGCGTCGTGATCCCAGCGATGGTGCGAGCCCGATGTGGCATATCCATTGCACACAAGCTGCTCCTTGCCGCAGCCGTCCATCACAGAGTCCTGCTGGCATACACCATGTCCAAGCTGGACAAGATCATGAACTACTACCACACCGCCAGCACCGCCGGGAAAGTCTCGTGA
- a CDS encoding carboxymuconolactone decarboxylase family protein produces the protein MSDSAERLPLLDPSSTPKEVHAALTRLPDINLFRAMAGATTLYPSFSEYMAKLFQDMELDAQTERLAVLLVGKLSDCHYVWRQNIVTAKSINISDEQIAAIERGELAASCFSPRQQAALTFTKDCVINIEVDDSVYDASTRELSSRMIAELLYVVGTYMMICRFARSGRVPLDKEPGPSPYVS, from the coding sequence GTGAGCGACAGCGCCGAGCGACTGCCTTTGCTTGACCCAAGTTCGACCCCGAAGGAGGTCCACGCCGCGCTCACGAGACTTCCCGATATCAACTTGTTCCGAGCCATGGCGGGAGCTACGACGTTGTATCCCTCGTTTTCCGAGTACATGGCCAAGCTCTTTCAAGACATGGAGCTTGACGCGCAGACCGAACGTCTGGCTGTGTTGCTCGTCGGTAAGCTTTCGGACTGCCACTACGTCTGGCGTCAGAATATCGTGACAGCCAAGAGTATCAACATCTCTGATGAGCAGATTGCCGCGATCGAACGCGGTGAGCTTGCCGCTAGTTGCTTCAGTCCGAGGCAACAGGCAGCCCTCACCTTCACCAAGGACTGCGTGATCAACATCGAGGTGGACGACTCGGTATACGACGCGTCCACTCGAGAGCTCTCCTCTCGAATGATCGCCGAGCTCCTGTACGTCGTGGGCACGTACATGATGATCTGCCGGTTCGCGCGTTCCGGCCGAGTTCCCTTGGACAAAGAACCTGGTCCATCGCCCTACGTTTCATGA